In the genome of Chryseobacterium arthrosphaerae, one region contains:
- a CDS encoding OstA-like protein, whose product MRKILFLFILISALSFAQDKTPVKRDPYLQPSSPAKTQPTKPEDKIKIINADKIIKDPAKYEGNQYFTGNVKIEHQGSVLTADEVVLYNEENFVKAMGNTRLQNADGSVITAGEMEYDGNTQKGVARKNVVLTDPKQTIKTDILYYDRLANQAYFNTGGTITDSQGNVMYTKSATYFLNTKMIDFVGNVRIDNAQYIIEGVNIKQNQNTKVAEFFGPTTITNRANPKNRVYTERGTYRMETKEAFLNKNSKIFYNDKILTGDDMYFNQITGFGKATGNVTLDDPKERRYIKGGYGEIFEKKDSSMMTKNPYAVKIMEKDTAYFAAEKIISFQRPDSLDINVKKSFLRAYKKARIYKSNAQGRADSIAFNETDGVLHMFTKPILWSGEKQVTGDKVEAYFNTQNENIDSLKVIGNAFAISKVDSLNLKDEFNQVKGKFMTVYYEKNYIKEARVVGNAQSIVYVDDTDQETKKPERIGITLSTCGIIGALFEERALQIISCSIGAASDTYPMSKIEPSRRKFPDFNWNTKDRIRKWQDILVDSPNYEEIKYTADNELYDQAQKVIDDERAKEEAKKPKRTRK is encoded by the coding sequence ATGAGAAAAATCCTTTTTCTGTTCATCTTGATCTCTGCGCTCAGCTTTGCGCAGGATAAAACCCCTGTGAAGAGAGATCCTTACCTGCAGCCTTCTTCACCGGCAAAAACCCAGCCGACAAAACCGGAAGATAAGATAAAGATCATCAATGCTGATAAAATCATCAAAGACCCTGCAAAATATGAAGGAAACCAATATTTTACAGGAAATGTGAAAATTGAGCATCAGGGATCTGTGCTTACTGCGGATGAAGTCGTTCTTTACAATGAAGAAAACTTCGTAAAAGCCATGGGGAATACCAGACTCCAGAATGCTGACGGTTCAGTAATCACTGCAGGAGAAATGGAATATGACGGTAACACCCAGAAAGGTGTGGCCCGGAAAAATGTAGTCCTTACCGATCCCAAGCAGACCATAAAAACGGATATCCTCTACTATGACAGATTAGCCAACCAGGCTTATTTTAATACGGGAGGAACCATTACAGACAGCCAGGGAAATGTAATGTATACCAAATCTGCAACGTACTTCCTGAATACCAAAATGATCGATTTTGTTGGCAATGTAAGAATAGACAATGCCCAGTATATCATAGAAGGTGTTAATATCAAACAAAATCAGAATACCAAGGTTGCTGAATTTTTTGGTCCTACAACCATTACCAACAGAGCCAATCCTAAAAACAGGGTTTACACCGAAAGAGGAACGTACAGAATGGAAACCAAAGAAGCTTTCCTGAATAAGAATTCCAAGATCTTCTATAATGATAAAATCCTTACCGGTGATGATATGTATTTCAATCAGATTACAGGTTTTGGAAAGGCTACTGGGAATGTAACACTGGACGACCCGAAGGAAAGAAGATACATTAAAGGGGGCTATGGAGAGATTTTTGAGAAAAAAGACTCTTCAATGATGACCAAAAACCCTTATGCTGTGAAAATCATGGAAAAAGATACCGCTTATTTTGCAGCCGAAAAAATTATCTCTTTTCAAAGACCGGACTCTCTTGACATCAATGTAAAGAAAAGCTTCTTAAGAGCCTATAAAAAAGCCCGTATCTACAAATCCAATGCACAGGGAAGAGCAGATTCTATTGCCTTTAATGAGACAGATGGGGTACTGCATATGTTTACGAAACCGATTCTTTGGAGCGGTGAGAAACAGGTAACAGGAGATAAGGTAGAAGCTTATTTTAATACCCAGAACGAAAATATAGATTCCCTGAAAGTAATCGGAAATGCTTTTGCCATCAGTAAAGTGGATTCCCTGAATTTGAAAGATGAATTCAACCAGGTGAAAGGAAAATTCATGACCGTTTACTACGAGAAAAATTATATTAAAGAAGCCAGAGTAGTAGGAAATGCACAGTCTATTGTATATGTGGATGATACCGATCAGGAAACCAAAAAACCTGAAAGAATCGGGATTACACTTTCTACCTGCGGAATTATAGGTGCTTTATTTGAAGAGAGAGCCTTGCAGATCATCTCATGCAGCATCGGTGCCGCTTCAGATACCTATCCGATGAGTAAAATTGAACCTTCGAGACGTAAGTTCCCTGATTTTAACTGGAATACCAAAGACCGGATCAGGAAATGGCAGGATATACTGGTAGACAGCCCGAACTATGAAGAAATAAAATACACAGCCGATAACGAGCTGTATGATCAGGCCCAAAAGGTTATAGATGATGAAAGAGCCAAAGAAGAAGCCAAAAAGCCAAAAAGAACCAGAAAATAA
- a CDS encoding Fur family transcriptional regulator, with amino-acid sequence MDTVQKEKNIALIKDVLRNYLLEKGFRNTPERYTILEEIYNMDHHFNVDDLYLLMMQKKYHVSKATIYNTIEIFLDAGLIRKHQFGEKTLTSSSYEKSYFDKQHDHLVIYKKDSDKEIEEIIEFCDPRIQGIKEAIEEAFGVKIDSHSLYFYGTKND; translated from the coding sequence ATGGATACAGTACAAAAAGAAAAAAATATAGCTTTGATCAAGGATGTTCTGAGAAACTACTTATTAGAAAAAGGGTTCAGAAACACACCTGAAAGATATACGATATTAGAAGAAATTTATAATATGGATCATCACTTCAATGTTGATGATCTGTATCTTCTGATGATGCAGAAGAAATACCATGTTTCCAAAGCAACAATTTACAATACGATTGAGATTTTCCTGGATGCAGGTTTGATCCGTAAACACCAGTTCGGAGAAAAAACACTGACTTCTTCTTCTTATGAAAAGTCTTATTTTGATAAACAGCATGACCATTTGGTGATCTACAAAAAAGACTCAGATAAAGAAATTGAAGAAATTATCGAATTCTGCGATCCAAGAATCCAAGGAATTAAAGAAGCCATTGAAGAAGCATTTGGCGTAAAAATTGATTCTCATTCGCTATATTTCTATGGCACTAAGAATGACTAA
- a CDS encoding KUP/HAK/KT family potassium transporter, translated as MAEVTEGGHHFDLKKLSFVGVIVSLGIVFGDIGTSPLYVMKAIVNARKEGASMPFDEYIEGALSCIIWTLTLQTTLKYVIIALRADNKGEGGILALYSLVKKLKKKWLYVVAIIGASTLVADSVITPSLTVMSAIEGLKIYNPETPVVLITLVILFVIFVVQQFGTASIGKFFGPIMVTWFLVLGVSGSLHIFDHIEILRAFNPMYAYNLITHSSSAIVIMGAVFLCTTGAEALYSDLGHCGAKNIRISWVFVKLMLILNYLGQGSWLLDNYHQVHNGVNPFFGIMPEWAVLPSVILATAAAIIASQAVITGSFTMFSEAMSISFWPNQHIEYPSGVKGQMYIPRINWGLMAFCFVVVVFFQKSERMEAAYGLTITITMLMTTILLLFWLSRTRVNKIFIIGFAIVYLFLESGFFYANVIKFVDGGWLTMVLGGFIAVCMYAWYNGRLIKANFIQYVKIDKYVSILKDMKLDETIPKYATNLAYLSRAKRNDEVESKIIYSIIKKQPKRADHYFILSIVNQEDPYTFKYTVDEILPGTVYKINFLLGFKVDRRINDYFNMVLRDLMADGTIPSRSSHPSLRAHNIPPDLKYVIIDNTYINDILLTVKQKITLNIYNFVKYIGSDDFKAWGVSSHNVEVESAPITELTVYDNKIEQSGYFRHNS; from the coding sequence ATGGCAGAAGTTACAGAAGGCGGTCATCACTTTGACTTAAAGAAGCTTTCATTTGTAGGCGTTATAGTATCTCTAGGGATCGTTTTCGGAGATATTGGTACGTCACCGCTTTACGTAATGAAGGCGATTGTGAACGCAAGAAAGGAAGGCGCCTCAATGCCGTTCGATGAATACATTGAAGGAGCACTGTCCTGTATCATCTGGACGCTGACGCTTCAGACAACCCTTAAATATGTGATCATTGCTCTAAGAGCAGATAACAAAGGGGAAGGAGGAATTCTTGCACTGTATTCATTAGTGAAAAAGCTCAAAAAGAAATGGCTGTACGTAGTTGCCATCATTGGAGCCTCCACACTGGTGGCAGATAGTGTCATCACTCCTTCACTGACGGTAATGTCAGCTATTGAAGGGCTCAAAATATACAATCCGGAAACTCCGGTCGTTTTGATCACCCTCGTTATTTTATTTGTGATCTTTGTGGTGCAGCAGTTCGGAACAGCCTCTATCGGTAAGTTTTTCGGACCCATCATGGTCACGTGGTTCCTTGTTTTAGGAGTTTCAGGGTCACTTCATATTTTTGACCATATTGAAATCCTGAGAGCATTCAATCCAATGTATGCCTATAACCTGATTACCCATTCCTCGAGTGCCATTGTAATTATGGGAGCGGTTTTCCTTTGTACCACTGGGGCAGAAGCTTTATACTCCGATTTAGGACACTGCGGGGCAAAAAATATCAGAATCAGCTGGGTTTTTGTTAAATTAATGCTTATCCTGAATTATTTGGGACAGGGGTCATGGTTACTGGATAACTATCACCAGGTACACAACGGAGTAAATCCTTTCTTCGGAATTATGCCGGAATGGGCCGTTCTTCCAAGTGTAATTTTAGCTACTGCAGCAGCAATCATTGCCAGCCAGGCGGTGATTACCGGATCATTTACCATGTTCTCAGAAGCCATGTCCATCTCTTTCTGGCCTAATCAGCATATTGAATATCCTTCAGGGGTAAAAGGGCAGATGTATATTCCAAGAATCAACTGGGGGCTGATGGCTTTCTGTTTTGTAGTCGTTGTATTCTTCCAGAAATCAGAACGTATGGAAGCTGCGTACGGACTTACCATCACCATTACCATGTTGATGACAACCATTCTGTTGCTATTCTGGCTCAGCCGTACAAGAGTTAATAAGATCTTTATCATAGGATTTGCCATCGTTTACCTGTTCCTTGAATCAGGATTCTTCTATGCCAATGTTATTAAATTTGTAGACGGAGGCTGGCTGACCATGGTATTGGGCGGATTCATTGCGGTGTGTATGTATGCATGGTACAACGGAAGACTGATTAAGGCTAACTTTATCCAGTACGTAAAAATCGATAAGTATGTGTCTATTCTTAAAGACATGAAACTCGATGAAACCATTCCGAAATATGCAACCAACCTGGCTTATCTGAGCAGAGCCAAAAGAAACGATGAAGTGGAATCAAAAATTATCTACTCCATCATCAAAAAACAACCGAAAAGAGCAGATCATTATTTTATCCTGAGCATCGTAAACCAGGAAGATCCGTATACTTTCAAATATACGGTGGACGAAATTCTTCCGGGAACCGTTTATAAGATCAATTTCCTTTTAGGATTTAAAGTAGACCGAAGAATCAACGATTATTTCAATATGGTACTGAGAGATCTTATGGCAGATGGAACTATTCCTTCAAGAAGCAGTCATCCGTCTCTGAGAGCACATAATATTCCGCCGGATCTGAAATACGTTATCATAGATAACACCTATATCAACGATATTCTTTTAACTGTTAAACAGAAGATTACCCTTAATATCTACAACTTCGTGAAGTATATCGGAAGTGATGACTTTAAGGCCTGGGGAGTGTCTTCCCACAACGTTGAAGTGGAATCTGCACCGATTACGGAGCTTACTGTTTATGACAACAAGATTGAGCAGTCCGGGTACTTCCGTCACAACTCTTAA
- a CDS encoding pyruvate dehydrogenase complex E1 component subunit beta, with protein MAEYTFREVIAQAMSEEMRKDESIYLMGEEVAEYNGAYKASKGMLDEFGPKRVIDTPIAELGFTGISVGAAMNGNRPIVEFMTFNFSLVGIDQIINNAAKIRQMSGGQWNCPIVFRGPTASAGQLGATHSQAFEGWFANCPGLKVVVPSNPYDAKGLLKTAIQDNDPVIFMESEQMYGDKMEIPEEEYYLPIGKADIKREGKDVTLVSFGKIMKLAMQAAEDMEKEGISVEVIDLRTVRPLDFDTILESVKKTNRLVILEEAWPFGSVSSEITYMVQQKAFDYLDAPIKRITTPDAPAPYSAALFAEWFPKLEKVKEEIKKAMYVK; from the coding sequence ATGGCAGAATATACTTTTCGTGAGGTAATTGCACAGGCAATGAGCGAGGAAATGCGTAAAGACGAATCCATCTACCTGATGGGGGAGGAAGTTGCAGAATATAATGGTGCATATAAAGCTTCAAAAGGAATGCTGGATGAATTTGGTCCGAAAAGAGTAATCGATACACCGATTGCAGAACTTGGATTTACAGGAATTTCTGTAGGAGCTGCAATGAATGGTAACAGACCTATCGTAGAATTTATGACATTCAATTTCTCTTTAGTAGGAATTGACCAGATTATCAATAATGCGGCAAAGATCCGTCAGATGAGTGGTGGACAGTGGAACTGCCCGATCGTTTTCCGTGGACCTACTGCTTCTGCAGGACAGTTGGGAGCTACTCACTCTCAGGCTTTTGAAGGTTGGTTTGCCAACTGCCCGGGGCTTAAAGTAGTAGTACCTTCCAACCCTTATGATGCAAAAGGATTACTGAAAACAGCTATCCAGGATAATGATCCGGTTATCTTCATGGAATCTGAGCAGATGTATGGTGATAAAATGGAAATTCCTGAAGAAGAATACTATTTACCTATCGGAAAAGCTGATATTAAGAGAGAAGGTAAGGATGTTACTTTAGTTTCTTTCGGAAAGATCATGAAATTGGCGATGCAGGCAGCGGAAGATATGGAAAAAGAAGGAATCTCTGTTGAAGTTATTGACCTTAGAACAGTTCGTCCTTTAGATTTTGATACAATTTTAGAATCTGTAAAGAAAACAAACAGATTGGTGATCTTAGAAGAAGCGTGGCCGTTTGGATCAGTATCTTCTGAAATTACTTATATGGTACAGCAGAAAGCATTCGATTATTTGGATGCTCCAATCAAGAGAATTACTACTCCTGATGCACCTGCACCTTACTCTGCAGCATTATTTGCAGAATGGTTCCCTAAACTGGAAAAAGTAAAAGAGGAAATCAAAAAAGCGATGTACGTAAAGTAA